TAGCGCCTTTGCTTACGCTCTCTTCCACTTGTTCATGCAATTTTTCTTGCAGATCTTTGCGGGCTAATGGACCAAGATCCGAGCTGTCGTCCATTGGGTCGCCTGCTTTTTTACTTGCAAACTCTTCAACGATACGCTTACGGAACTCATCATATAAACTGTCGACAACGATAAAGCGCTTTGCAGCAACACAAGTTTCGCCATTATTTATCAGACGCGCTAGAGTACAAGTTTGTACTGCAAGCTCTAGGTCAGCATCCTCTAAAACGATAAATGCGTCATTCGAGCCCAACTCTAGGACTGCTTTTTTGATTGCTTTTGCTGCTTGCTGACCGACGATGCTACCTGCACCATCACTACCAGTAAGCGTCACACCGCGTACTTTATCATTACCAATTAACTTTTCTGACTGATCATGATCGATTAGAATAGTACGGAACAAATCGTTCGGTAAGTCAGACTCATGGAATATTTTTTCAATTAATAAGCCAGAACCAGTCACGTTTGCTGCATGCTTAAGCAGAACGCTATTACCTGCCATCAAATTGACTATGGTATAACGGAACACTTGATAAGCTGGGAAATTCCAAGGCTGCATACCATAAATAACACCAATGGGCTGATAAGTGACAATACCTTTTTTGAGACCTTCGATGTCACGTTCATCATCAGCAAGCGCGGCCACACCCTTCTCTGCGGTGTAATCACAAATCGCTTTACATAGATCAATTTCTTGTAGACTCTGACTATAAAGTTTACCGCGCTCTTCAGTCATAAGACGAGATAGCTCCTCTTTGTACTTCATCAAGGTCTCGCCAATAGAATTAATAACCTTCGCACGCTCTTCATGGCTAGTTTTACGCCATTCTAGAAATGCTTGATGCGAGGCTTCAACAATGTTGTTAACCTCATCATTACTCATATAGTTATATTCTTTAATGTCTTCGCCTGTTGCTGGGTTTACAGTAGTAATATCTGCCATGATTATTGACCTTATCCATTTATTTAGTTGATTGATAAATTGCTTAGATGATACTAATTACAAAACACATATTTCTTAGTCTTATCATCTAGCTCTAAACAGTTATTATTCTAAAGATGTTCGTTTTAAAGATATTCTTGCTTAACGTTCAACTTTTCTAAGTTCGAATTATCATAACAAAACTATTCGCTTACAGTTTTACAAGATATAAAGAAATGTGCTTGGTATGTTAAGAATGTGACTGTCTTATTAAGAACTACTTAACCAACCCTAAGTTCAGACAAATAAAAAACCAGCACAAAGGCTGGTTTTATTTAACATTAAACTTTAATAGAAGTTGCAATGATTTAGAACAGCCCTGATGCTGAAATGGGAAGTGCCTAAATAAAAGCTACCTTAAAACAGATGATTAATGGTGGGTATTTCTTGCTCCTGATTCTCTTCATCAGCAACCACCTGCCGTGCAACATGCATGATAAGTTGTCGTAACCAGCGATGCGCTGGATGATGCTGTAATAACGGTGACCATGCCATCGTCAGCTCAAATTCAGGAATAAAGAATGGTGGCTCTTTCATCATAATACTATCGTTATTGGCCTGCATGCGTGCAACTCGGGTCGGCAATGTCGCAATCAAATCTTTGTTTGCCGCGAGCATGGCCGGCATCTGATAATGACGAGTAAAGACACTGATTTGACGCTTTTGACCCAAACGTTGTAGTGCTTGATCGATAGAGCCAAGTCCGCCAGACTTTTCTGGATTGACTCCGAACCCCACGCCCATACCTGTCTTGGATACCCAGACATGCTGCGCTTTTAGATAGTTTTTTAGATTAAAACGGTTAGCATAAGGGCTTTCAGATGAGAGTAAGCAGCTAAAAGTGTCGCGCCAAACTAATACTTGATGGAAGCTTTGCGGAATCTCGTTGAAGCGGTTAATCGCCAAATCAACTCTCCCTTGCTCCATATCACGATAAGACACGTCTGAAGGTGTCAAAAAGTCCAAAATCACATTCGGTGCTTCAGAGCGTAAAGCTTTTACCAGTTTTGGTACTAACGTTGCCTCAGCATAGTCTGAGGTCATAATACGAAAGACACGTGACGTGCTATACGGTCGAAACTCAGTACGCGGCTCAAGTACTTGAGTCAGATCAGCGAGTATCTCACGAATACGTGGTTGCAGCTCTAAAGCTCGTTCGGTCGGCGTCATACCTTCAGATGAACGCACCAATAACGGGTCGTTGAATAGCTTACGCAAACGTCGCAATATATTACTCATTGCAGGCTGGGTGATGCCTAACTGCTCAGCAGCACGTGTGACGTTTTTTTCTCTTAACAATACATCTAAATGCACCAATAAATTTAAATCGACCCGCTGCAAATTCATATGTATTTCTCTTTTACTTAGAATAAATGCTATTTAATACTTAGCAATTTTTGCGTTGTTTTTATAGATAATTATGGGTGTTATACAGCCATTAGTAGGAAATTAAGAGTATTTTTTGCATTAACTTTGCTCAATATTAGCTATTATAACGTAATTCTTCTAAACTCAAACCATTGTTTTTGTTACTCTATATATTATGGAAATACCAAAGATAACTATCATAAATTAGGTAAATCTTGGTAACCCCGCTATAGTGAGTTATACAAATAATTGACAGCACAGACAATAATTC
The nucleotide sequence above comes from Psychrobacter sp. P2G3. Encoded proteins:
- a CDS encoding LysR family transcriptional regulator; protein product: MNLQRVDLNLLVHLDVLLREKNVTRAAEQLGITQPAMSNILRRLRKLFNDPLLVRSSEGMTPTERALELQPRIREILADLTQVLEPRTEFRPYSTSRVFRIMTSDYAEATLVPKLVKALRSEAPNVILDFLTPSDVSYRDMEQGRVDLAINRFNEIPQSFHQVLVWRDTFSCLLSSESPYANRFNLKNYLKAQHVWVSKTGMGVGFGVNPEKSGGLGSIDQALQRLGQKRQISVFTRHYQMPAMLAANKDLIATLPTRVARMQANNDSIMMKEPPFFIPEFELTMAWSPLLQHHPAHRWLRQLIMHVARQVVADEENQEQEIPTINHLF
- a CDS encoding NAD-dependent succinate-semialdehyde dehydrogenase — its product is MADITTVNPATGEDIKEYNYMSNDEVNNIVEASHQAFLEWRKTSHEERAKVINSIGETLMKYKEELSRLMTEERGKLYSQSLQEIDLCKAICDYTAEKGVAALADDERDIEGLKKGIVTYQPIGVIYGMQPWNFPAYQVFRYTIVNLMAGNSVLLKHAANVTGSGLLIEKIFHESDLPNDLFRTILIDHDQSEKLIGNDKVRGVTLTGSDGAGSIVGQQAAKAIKKAVLELGSNDAFIVLEDADLELAVQTCTLARLINNGETCVAAKRFIVVDSLYDEFRKRIVEEFASKKAGDPMDDSSDLGPLARKDLQEKLHEQVEESVSKGATISVGGKLPEGKGSFYPATILENVEKGQPAYDDELFGPVASLIRAKDQDDALRIANDSRYGLGGAIFSKDEDKAIRLANEQFDTGMVYINGYGLANPALPFGGVKNSGHGREHGGFGIKEFVNIKGVHVHNS